Proteins encoded together in one Prochlorococcus marinus str. MIT 9211 window:
- a CDS encoding class II fumarate hydratase: MTNSFRTENDSLGSIEVPREALWGAQTQRSLLNFAIGQDQIPMKLIYSLARIKQAASIVNNRLGTLDDNKRDLIVNAACEIAMGKHDAHFPLSVWQTGSGTQTNMNLNEVISNLASKATGKPLGSHLPLHPNDDVNQSQSTNDVFPAAIQIATVQEIQTTLIPELDLLIESLTKKSNAWSEIVKIGRTHLQDAVPLTLGQEVSAWSTQLSTARERIEVSLRELYPLPLGGTAIGTGLNSPKNFDSEIATEISLLTNLPFSKANNKFAIMGSHDGLVNAMSQLKMLAVSLLKIVNDIRLLSCGPRAGFSELQLPENEPGSSIMPGKVNPTQCEAMSMVCMQVIGLDTAVTMGGGGGHLQMNAYKPLIGFNLLKSIELLHDACRSCRKNMVEGIRPNEEKIAKDLQQSLMLVTALSPKIGYDNATKIAKYAYETGVSLREAAVNFNYVDEDEFDQLVNPILMANPKSK, from the coding sequence ATGACTAACTCATTTAGAACAGAGAATGACAGTCTTGGATCAATTGAAGTACCTCGGGAGGCATTATGGGGGGCACAAACCCAAAGGTCTCTATTGAACTTTGCAATTGGACAAGATCAAATTCCTATGAAGCTCATATACTCCCTGGCAAGAATTAAGCAAGCGGCATCAATTGTTAATAATCGACTTGGCACACTGGATGACAATAAAAGAGATTTAATCGTTAACGCTGCCTGTGAGATAGCTATGGGCAAGCATGATGCTCATTTCCCATTAAGTGTCTGGCAAACAGGGAGTGGCACACAAACAAATATGAACTTAAACGAAGTTATTAGCAACCTCGCCTCAAAAGCTACCGGCAAACCATTAGGTAGTCATCTGCCATTACACCCTAATGATGATGTTAATCAATCTCAATCAACAAATGATGTCTTCCCAGCTGCTATTCAAATCGCTACTGTACAAGAAATTCAGACAACTTTAATCCCTGAACTAGATCTACTAATTGAGTCATTAACTAAAAAGAGCAATGCATGGAGTGAAATTGTAAAAATCGGTCGAACACATTTACAAGACGCGGTCCCACTTACCCTTGGGCAAGAAGTTTCAGCCTGGAGCACCCAGCTTTCCACAGCAAGAGAAAGGATAGAAGTCAGTCTCAGAGAGCTATATCCACTTCCATTAGGAGGTACAGCCATAGGGACTGGTCTCAACTCACCAAAGAATTTTGATAGTGAAATTGCTACAGAGATTTCTCTTTTAACTAACTTACCTTTCAGTAAGGCTAATAATAAATTTGCAATTATGGGTAGTCATGATGGATTGGTAAATGCTATGTCCCAATTAAAGATGTTAGCAGTATCACTATTAAAAATAGTCAATGATATCCGACTCTTGTCATGTGGTCCAAGAGCTGGGTTTTCCGAACTACAACTCCCAGAGAATGAGCCTGGAAGTTCAATAATGCCTGGGAAAGTCAACCCAACTCAATGTGAAGCCATGTCAATGGTATGCATGCAAGTAATAGGTCTTGATACCGCAGTAACTATGGGTGGAGGTGGGGGGCACCTACAAATGAATGCCTACAAACCATTAATAGGGTTCAATCTTCTAAAAAGCATTGAACTCTTACATGATGCGTGCAGAAGTTGCCGAAAAAATATGGTAGAGGGCATTAGACCAAACGAAGAGAAAATTGCAAAAGATCTTCAGCAATCACTAATGCTTGTCACAGCGCTGTCTCCTAAGATTGGGTACGACAATGCCACTAAGATTGCCAAATATGCTTATGAGACAGGCGTAAGTTTACGAGAAGCAGCTGTTAATTTTAATTATGTAGATGAAGATGAATTTGATCAATTAGTTAATCCCATACTGATGGCCAATCCAAAATCTAAATAG